The sequence GCTGCCATCCGCCGAAAAATTGAATCCATGCCATTAATACTCCCGGTAAAAGGTATCTCTCCCAAATTCGGAAACGATTGTTTCATTGCTGAAAATGCAACCCTTGTTGGCGATGTTGTCTGCGGCGATCAATGCAGTTTCTGGTTCAACGCTGTTGTGCGCGGCGATGTGAATTCCATTCGCATGGGAAATAAAGTAAATGTGCAGGATGGCGCGGTCATTCATTGCACTTACGAAAAAACAAAAGTGAATATCGGTAACCATGTTTCCATCGGGCACAACGCGCTCGTACACGGATGCACGCTGGAGGATAATGTACTCGTGGGCATGGGCGCGATCGTCATGGACAACGCGCACGTGGGAAGCAACACCATCATCGGCGCGGGAGCAGTAGTGACGGAAGGAATGAAATGCGAAGCGAATGCTGTTTACGCCGGAGTTCCCGCGAAAAAAATAAAAGATATTTCTCCCGAATTACAGAAAGGTGAAGTGGATAGGATCGCGAATAATTATGTGCTGTATTCGAGTTGGTTCAAATAGGGAACTAACTGCGAAC comes from Bacteroidota bacterium and encodes:
- a CDS encoding gamma carbonic anhydrase family protein; this translates as MPLILPVKGISPKFGNDCFIAENATLVGDVVCGDQCSFWFNAVVRGDVNSIRMGNKVNVQDGAVIHCTYEKTKVNIGNHVSIGHNALVHGCTLEDNVLVGMGAIVMDNAHVGSNTIIGAGAVVTEGMKCEANAVYAGVPAKKIKDISPELQKGEVDRIANNYVLYSSWFK